Proteins co-encoded in one Strix uralensis isolate ZFMK-TIS-50842 chromosome 2, bStrUra1, whole genome shotgun sequence genomic window:
- the DUSP12 gene encoding dual specificity protein phosphatase 12 gives MSAAPGCRGGGMVPVLPGLYVGGAESCSSPESLAAAGVVAVLTVDAEEPPAVPGLRTMHVRARDEPGTDLLSRLDDCAAFIGEARAGGGAALVRCQAGVSRSVAVVTAYLMKTEGLGWEEAYAAVRAAKPDAEVNPGFQGQLKLYEAMGCAVDSSSALYKRYRLEMLTERYPELQDLPREVFAIDPSNICQTPNTEVLYRCRKCRRALFRSSSILSHAEGSGPTAFAHKRITDSAQLCGDGREKCTSYFTEPVQWMEPALLGVMEGQLLCPKCTSKLGSFSWRGEQCSCGRWVTPAFQIHKSRVDEVRTLPVGNFQTAKT, from the exons ATGTCGGCGGCTCCCGGTTGCCGGGGCGGTGGCatggtgccggtgctgccggggctCTACGTGGGCGGCGCGGAGTCGTGCTCGTCCCCGGAGtcgctggcggcggcgggggtggtGGCGGTGCTGACGGTGGACGCGGAGGAGCCGCCGGCGGTGCCGGGGCTGCGGACCATGCACGTCCGGGCGCGGGACGAGCCCGGCACCGACCTGCTGAGCCGCCTGGACGACTGCGCCGCCTTCATCGGCgaggcgcgggcgggcggcggcgccgccctCGTCCGCTG CCAGGCCGGGGTGAGCCGCAGCGTGGCCGTGGTGACCGCCTACCTCATGAAGACGGAGGGACTCGGCTGGGAGGAGGCCTACGCCGCCGTCAGGGCCGCCAAACCCGACGCCGA GGTGAACCCCGGTTTCCAGGGGCAGCTGAAGCTCTACGAGGCCATGGGCTGCGCCGTGGACAGCAGCAGCGCCCTTTACAAGCGGTACCGGCTGGAGATGCTCACGGAGAGGTACCCCG AACTTCAAGACTTGCCCCGAGAAGTCTTTGCTATTGATCCATCTAATATATGTCAGACTCCAAACACAGAGGTTCTCTACAGGTGCAGGAAATGCAG GCGTGCTCTGTTCCGTAGCTCCAGCATTTTGTCCCACGCGGAAGGAAGCGGACCAACAGCCTTTGCCCACAAGAGGATAACGGACTCTGCTCAGCTTTGTGGCGATGGCCGAGAAAAATGTACCTCTTACTTCACCGAGCCCGTGCAGTGGATGGAGCCAGCGTTGCTCGGAGTAATGGAAGGACAG CTTCTGTGTCCCAAATGCACGTCGAAGCTGGGCTCCTTCAGCTGGCGGGGCGAGCAGTGTTCCTGTGGCCGCTGGGTGACGCCTGCCTTCCAGATCCACAAAAGTCGAGTGGATGAAGTGAGGACGCTGCCAGTTGGTAACTTCCAAACTGCCAAAACCTGA